In Mauremys reevesii isolate NIE-2019 linkage group 13, ASM1616193v1, whole genome shotgun sequence, the sequence TCACCCAGGCTCACAATAATACATCACCTTTACATTTAATACATTGGACTCCagagatacttaaacttaattcaagttgttttcaaggatattgcaggaaatttccATCTCTTTCCCAATCAATTATTAAACAACATTATCaattgaaagaaaagaaaagataaaaaatAATATTAGCTAGACAAAAAGACTGGCAACCTGGTAAGTATTATTAGTGGTATTACTATTAAATCTATATTAACATAATATCATGCAAAGACATTAATATCATTAGGTTTGTGGCATTATGATTTATGTACTGATTGCATTTTCTTATTTCCTTAGCATTGACTACATGTTCCCTCTTCCCTGAAACACAGACATGGTGTTTAATCCTGTTGAGCTCAATGGCAAAGACTTACGGACTTCATGGGTGGGAAATCAGAGCCATGaagtcagcccctgccccacaagaGCTCCCAATTGATAACACAGACCCAGAACAGACAAGATGTCTTATTTGGGGAAGCCCCAATGAAGTATCATTGTTGGGTTTGTCAGCACAATGCAATTGTAAACACTTATTGATATTAATGATGATTAAGGCTCcatgtttgtcatggaggtcacggattctgtgaccttTTGTgatctccgtgacttctgcagtggcctgtGTGGTTGACCCCGGAGTCCCctgagcagctcgggcagccTCTGGCCCAGTCACATCAGCTGCTGCTGAGGCAATCTCAGGCcctcccatccctgagcagcaggagtttgggtaggggaggggctcagggctgggggttggtgtgtgtggGATGTGTGGGgtatctggggggggggctccctggaagggCAACAGGAACTCAGCTCAtagctccacgtgctgcctctgcctgtgtttcccagccaatgggagctgcagacctAGGGCTTGGGGTGAAACAGAGGCAGCACGTGAACCTAGGAGCTGGAGGTCACCACTTCCCAGGAGCCAAGTAGGGAGGTCGCCGCTTCCCAGGAGCACCCCCATTATCCTCTCTCCAGtgcccccaacccctggcccAGGTTTTatttaggggtatatagtaaaagccatggacaggactggccgtgaatttttgtttactgcccatgacctgtccattacttttactaaaaatacctatgagtaaaacatagccttaatgaTGATTGATTTTTGTGCTCCTGCATTGTGATGGGGGATCCACCCCAGACAAGATCTGAGCAGGTTGAAAATGTCCAATTGAATTTATAGGCTGTACTTGGAGGAGAGTCATGGCCACATAAAGTTTAATTGATGTTGAAACCCAGCTGGTTAGGGCCAGGCTGGGCATGTACAAATCCATGAAGCTGAGAGCAAGAGGGGGCTGTAGGAGGAGCTCTGCAGCCATTCCCCATAGAGAAAGGAAGTTGGCTAGGGACAAGGAGGAGTTCTAGGGGGAGAGTGAGCCCCCAGGATCCTGTCCTGGACTACGTAGTTTGGTGAGAAGCTGAGAGGGGTGAAGTAGCCACTGTGAGTGGAGGAAGCTCAGACTGGTGAACCCAGAGGTGGGCCAGGAGATAGAGAGGTGAAGTAGGATCAATCCCAGGCTAACAGCAACAGGATCTGAGATTGAGCAGACTGTGGTTGCAGGTCGTAGAGTCACTGGGCTGCGTCCCAGAGTAGTGGTGGGCCCAGATTTCCCTACCATCAATTAGGAAAGTGGTTCCAGACATAGGCGTGGACTGGAAGACTGCCTGACATGGCATACGGACAGCTTGTCCAGTGCATCTTTGACAtcctggaaggggaaaactaAACAGTGACCTGACCATCATGACAGAGGTCCATGTTATGAAGAGGGAactcccagagagagagagagagagagagaggccaaggTGTAAGCATCCACCGGGAAGGAATGCCAGTCCTGgtgagagctaatccccagacccAGCCACAAGGAAGTGGCCTAGTGGTGAATGTACTCTGTTACTTACATATTTTGAATTTGATCTCTTATATCTATGTAAGTGACTCTTGGGAGAAAGTGCTTGTGGTGGTCATATGCATGGAATTAATATAATCTTTTAAAATCTGGACACTAAATCCCTTTGGAAtcaaatcacttctgaaaatcccattaggtgctTAAATGACTTTGGAAACATCACCCTGATTGACTCACCCAACGTCACACATGAAGGCTGTGGTGGTGTCAAGAACTGAACACTCTTCTGCAATGAGCCAACCCAGTACCCCACCCAACGGGCCATGCTTTCCCTGCCCTCTATTACTGTTTCTAAAGGAGAAGGGACATGCTTGGAAATGCTGCCCTTGATGGAGTGGAAAATCTCAGCCTTTGTTTCCACCCATAAGTTTTTTAAAGGCCTCCTTCACCTCTTTGTTCTGCAAGCTGTAGATGAGAGGATTGACAAGGGGAGTGACCATAGAGTACAGAGCAGCCACAGCTTTGTCTCTGTCCAGATAAGCGGAGGGGGGCTGGACGTAGGTGTAGATCACGGTGCTATAAAAAAGCGTCACCAccatcacatgagaagagcaggTAGAGAAGGCCTTGCGCTTCCCTGCAGCAGACCGGATTTTCAGGACAGAAGAGACGATGTAGACATAGGAGAGGAGGGTGAGGAGGAAGCAGCCTATGCCCAGGAACACACCAGTCACCAGGGCCAAGGTTTGGTTGTAGCTTGTGTTGCTGCAAGACAGCTGCAGCAGTGGTGGTAGCTCACAGAAGAAGTGGTTGATAATGTTGGGCCCACAGAAGGACAAATGGAGCAAGGAGAGAGTATGTGGCAGAGAGATTAGGAAGCCCGATGCCCATATGCCTACTGCCAGGCGGCAGCAGGTCTTCCAGCTCATGACAAGGGAGTAGCGCAAGGGGTGGCAAATGGCCACATAGCGGTCGAAAGCCATGCCAGTCAGCAGCAACAGCTCCGTTGCCAGGAAGGCGGAGAAGAAATACATCTGTGCCAGACAGCCTTGGAAGGAGATGGCCTTCTTTTGGGCCAGCAAGTTCTTCAGCATCTGTGGCATGGTTGAGGTCACGCAGCCAATGTCCAGCAGGGAGAGGTTGActaggaagaagtacatgggggtgtggagtcCAGGCTGCGAACAGATGACTGTGATGATGGAGATGTTCCCAAGCAGGGCCGCGGCATAGGCAGATGCAAAGGCGACAAATAGTATCAGCTGCACCTGAGGGTGGTCAGAAAAACCCAGCAGAATAAACTCGGACATGTCTGTTTGGTTCCTTGCATCTGCCATCCTGATAATCATGATCCTACAAGGCTGGCCAATCGGCTTGAGTGCGTGATTGATTTCTGCCAATGGAAGTCCCTTTTTGGAAATTCCAGGGGTGTAATTTCCATCCAGATATTTCCAATAAAcacagtgggatccacatacgCATACCTTAGTTCACTGCATGGTTCCTTTTCCTGTAGAACTAAAATCAGAATCCTTTGTATTAAATAAACTGTTGTCCCTCATTGGAGTGTAGAATTTCTACAAAACATATCCTTGAGCTGGCTATAAAAATCAATGCACCGacatttctccctactgttataCAATATTATAGGATTTTATAAGTGAATAGCAAGTTTCTATAATATAATTTCACATTCCGATACCTGTTTCTATGCAATAATATTGACAGGTGTCCTGGGCTGGACATACATGTCCTTTTGTCTAAAAAGACTCATCTCTTCAAAAGAATCTAAGGAAGTGAGATGTGTAAGTACTACTTTATTTCAATGTGAGTTCAGAGCTTTAAGATCCCTGTAAAAGGAAGATGGGGGTGGTTGAGTAGCCACTGTAACAAACTACTAAAGGAAGTAGTGGAGTCTGCATCTCTGGATGACTTCATatccagactggatgcctttctggaagatattctTTA encodes:
- the LOC120380032 gene encoding olfactory receptor 5V1-like, which translates into the protein MIIRMADARNQTDMSEFILLGFSDHPQVQLILFVAFASAYAAALLGNISIITVICSQPGLHTPMYFFLVNLSLLDIGCVTSTMPQMLKNLLAQKKAISFQGCLAQMYFFSAFLATELLLLTGMAFDRYVAICHPLRYSLVMSWKTCCRLAVGIWASGFLISLPHTLSLLHLSFCGPNIINHFFCELPPLLQLSCSNTSYNQTLALVTGVFLGIGCFLLTLLSYVYIVSSVLKIRSAAGKRKAFSTCSSHVMVVTLFYSTVIYTYVQPPSAYLDRDKAVAALYSMVTPLVNPLIYSLQNKEVKEAFKKLMGGNKG